A window of the Roseovarius sp. S88 genome harbors these coding sequences:
- a CDS encoding DUF6446 family protein — translation MGKVLGIAILLCALIAGAAMYYLQVYHFYEEVTPTGTDDVQLTRLAEAAPEPILYQGFQAIDATSSPIRYRACFTTEMSLATLTETYQIYEDAEPLTAPGWFECFDAEVIGGALEDGSALAFLGQENIQYGIDRVVVVTDDGRGYAWQQINACGEVVFDGNRAPEGCPEPPQGY, via the coding sequence ATGGGAAAGGTTTTGGGCATCGCCATCTTGCTCTGCGCGCTTATTGCGGGCGCGGCGATGTATTATCTGCAGGTTTATCATTTCTACGAAGAAGTGACACCAACCGGCACCGATGATGTCCAGTTGACGCGCCTTGCTGAGGCCGCCCCAGAACCCATTCTTTACCAGGGTTTTCAAGCGATTGACGCCACAAGCTCTCCCATTCGCTACCGCGCTTGTTTTACAACCGAGATGAGCCTCGCCACCCTGACCGAAACCTACCAGATTTACGAAGACGCCGAGCCGTTGACCGCGCCGGGCTGGTTTGAGTGTTTCGATGCCGAAGTCATCGGCGGCGCGCTGGAGGATGGCAGCGCACTGGCCTTTCTGGGGCAGGAAAACATCCAATATGGCATCGACCGCGTGGTGGTTGTGACCGACGATGGCCGTGGCTATGCCTGGCAACAGATCAATGCCTGCGGCGAGGTTGTCTTTGACGGCAATCGCGCGCCCGAAGGCTGCCCCGAACCGCCGCAAGGATACTGA